The Opitutales bacterium ASA1 genome window below encodes:
- the rsmG gene encoding 16S rRNA (guanine(527)-N(7))-methyltransferase RsmG, with protein sequence MTEPLPVDPLPLVQAFFPSLAPAVLERLGRLSACVRAWNERVNLVSRKDVEHLEEHHLLHSLAIARVWRPAAGALVADLGTGGGFPGLPLAVMYPECRFTLVDSVAKKARAVEDVATALGLRNVRVVAARAETLRGPFDYVLGRAVTALPQFLGWAAPLLRPGREGEPTNGVLYFKGTLYREEIAGLKCAAPKAWPVDEMYPGREYFAEKYLLHFAAPVRV encoded by the coding sequence ATGACCGAACCGCTTCCCGTCGATCCGCTGCCGTTGGTGCAGGCGTTTTTTCCGTCGCTCGCTCCCGCCGTGCTGGAGCGGCTCGGACGCTTGAGCGCGTGCGTGCGGGCGTGGAACGAGCGGGTCAACCTCGTCTCCCGCAAGGACGTGGAGCATCTGGAGGAGCATCACCTGCTGCACTCGCTCGCGATCGCGCGGGTGTGGCGGCCGGCGGCGGGCGCGCTGGTGGCGGACCTGGGCACGGGTGGCGGATTTCCCGGGTTGCCGCTGGCGGTGATGTATCCGGAATGTCGATTCACGCTCGTCGACTCGGTGGCGAAGAAGGCGCGCGCGGTGGAGGACGTGGCGACGGCGCTCGGTCTGCGCAACGTGCGCGTCGTGGCGGCGCGGGCGGAGACGCTGCGAGGACCTTTCGACTACGTGCTCGGACGAGCGGTGACGGCGTTGCCGCAGTTCCTCGGTTGGGCGGCGCCGCTGTTGCGGCCCGGTCGAGAGGGGGAGCCGACCAACGGCGTGCTCTACTTCAAGGGCACGCTCTATCGAGAAGAGATCGCGGGTCTGAAGTGCGCCGCACCGAAGGCGTGGCCGGTGGACGAGATGTATCCGGGCCGCGAATACTTCGCGGAAAAGTATCTGTTGCACTTCGCCGCGCCGGTGCGCGTGTGA
- a CDS encoding nucleoside permease, translated as MRHLRLHYLAGYAMIGAITPFFPEFLRSGRGFDAAGIGTIFAASQVGIMVAPVLLTWLADRRVSPRVLSAVVFAGSIASLVGLWSSASFVGNLFFYVVFGFAFAALFPSMDGLYFAVQRRRSAEGLATPPYHRIRVLGTIGFIVPSAVLLALVPAGGGLEVILPVAVGFAVLALINCAWLPDPRGGEVKETKADTIPTADAARTLFGGKTVLFCLGVACVQLSHMGYYVFYPVHLVQSLGLDGRWLGAVSTLGVVAEAVLLLGFGWFTQRLGLVRMLTLGAVLTGVRLAAIATASDAAWAIAANLLHGPIILGTLVAPVVYINRLAGDSFRNSMQGVFVVAVTGPSKILGNLLAGWLAGHDTRWVFACGVATACMAALLFSRLGSDPVEETRQS; from the coding sequence ATGCGGCACCTGCGTCTGCACTATCTGGCGGGCTACGCGATGATCGGCGCGATCACGCCGTTCTTTCCGGAGTTCCTGCGTTCGGGGCGCGGGTTCGATGCGGCGGGGATCGGGACCATCTTCGCCGCTTCGCAGGTGGGCATCATGGTCGCGCCGGTGCTTCTCACTTGGCTCGCGGACCGGAGGGTGAGCCCGCGGGTGCTGTCGGCCGTGGTCTTCGCCGGTTCCATCGCGAGCCTCGTGGGGCTGTGGAGCAGCGCGAGCTTCGTGGGCAACCTGTTCTTCTACGTCGTCTTCGGTTTCGCGTTCGCGGCGCTGTTTCCGAGCATGGACGGCCTCTACTTCGCGGTGCAGCGGCGGCGCTCGGCGGAGGGTCTGGCGACACCGCCGTACCACCGTATCCGCGTATTGGGTACGATCGGGTTCATCGTGCCATCGGCGGTGTTGCTCGCACTCGTGCCGGCGGGCGGTGGCTTGGAGGTGATACTGCCGGTGGCCGTGGGATTCGCGGTGCTGGCGTTGATCAACTGCGCGTGGTTGCCGGACCCGCGCGGCGGCGAGGTGAAGGAGACGAAGGCAGACACGATCCCGACGGCGGACGCGGCGCGTACGCTCTTCGGCGGGAAGACGGTCCTCTTCTGTCTCGGGGTGGCGTGCGTGCAGTTGTCGCACATGGGGTACTACGTGTTTTATCCGGTGCACTTGGTGCAGAGTCTGGGGCTGGACGGGCGATGGCTCGGAGCGGTCTCGACCTTGGGTGTCGTGGCCGAGGCGGTCTTGTTGCTCGGTTTCGGTTGGTTCACGCAACGGTTGGGTCTGGTGCGGATGCTGACGCTCGGGGCGGTGCTCACGGGCGTGCGGCTGGCGGCGATCGCGACGGCGTCGGACGCGGCTTGGGCGATCGCGGCGAATCTGCTGCACGGCCCCATCATCCTCGGCACCCTCGTGGCGCCGGTGGTGTACATCAACCGGCTGGCGGGGGACTCGTTTCGGAACTCCATGCAGGGTGTCTTCGTGGTGGCGGTGACAGGTCCCTCCAAGATCTTGGGCAATTTGCTCGCCGGCTGGTTGGCGGGACACGACACGCGTTGGGTGTTCGCCTGCGGAGTGGCTACGGCGTGCATGGCGGCCTTGCTGTTTTCGCGACTCGGGAGCGACCCGGTGGAGGAAACGCGCCAATCCTGA
- the hrpA gene encoding ATP-dependent RNA helicase HrpA, producing MPGTTDTPHESFPDNPPDRTAGRGRWRLRFPPELPVSARAEELIAAIREHQVLIVAGDTGSGKTTQLPKLCLAAGRERIACTQPRRVAAVSLSRRVAEEMQVPWGRDVGCKIRFMDKTSPHTAVKFLTDGMLLAEVQADPMLRAYDTILIDEAHERSLNIDFLLGHLNQLRHRRRDLKIVVTSATIDTAAFSRAFDPAPVIQVSGRTYPVEVIYSPVDELLEEAGDFTHLDAVVVAVERILLESDRGDILVFLATERDIREVADLLEGRKLGPLEILPLFGRLSSGDQQRVFAPARHRKIVLSTNIAETSLTIPGIRFVVDTGEARLSRFNNRTRTRRLPIEPISQSSADQRKGRCGRVAEGVCIRLYAEADFAKRPQYTPPEIQRANLADVILRMKSARLGDIERFPFIDAPPPAAVRAGYVLLEELGAIDATPTRALTPLGRELARLPVDPIVGRMLLQAVSEKAVREVLVVAAALSIQDPRERPADAEAAADAAHRRFVHPESDFLTLLAIWDAFHDDVERLSQGRLRKFCRQHFLNYARMREWRDIHAQLEEALRDAADDDRPAVGGVETVSEADLRFGGERYRAIHRSLLPGLLVNVAHREEGNAFRAGGERRVVVFPGSTLFDRKSRPQPREQRGGRQPPKPLRNPDWIVAAEIVETTRLYARTCAKIDPAWVLELGAHVLAVSHSEPTFTLESGRVLARETTRLHGLELRVRSVGYDKIDAKRATEIFIREGLLNDELKLPLRFLDHNRRVRDKVEVLRTRMRSGAYLDLDEAMYRFYGDRLEGVSSVHDLNRVVRARIGREPDFLCVREEDLLGDLPADFDRAAFPDRVELSNSALPIRYAYKPGQENDGVTLRLAPGQVGAVSPGMLDWLVPGHLEEKILALLRGLPKDVRRRLIPMPEAAARLARAVRPTHATLAESLAAHLEKHDGIRTFPSDWKTEELPEHLRVRVEVVDDHARTLVASRDVAQVQALLEERRREAARRPEQGVVEAWRRAAAKWEKAGLETWSFDSLPERVLVTESAGLEIHAYPGLRLESDGVALRLFKTPEEARIDLAAGLEKFFAFELRYELSWLERDLKDVRKLGPLAVTLAPMEELQRNVREHLVRRLCRRMPSTLERAAFVQATEAARVESKGLLWRLLDQMEVVLKLRQEMLVQLPPYKDAARDLARLVPKDFPANTSEAALKHLPRWLRAMQGRGRKARESAVRDAERAKEIAQVEARVAAMDKAGRLPQAARAEVAWMLEELRVSVFAQELGTAFPVSAKRIEKRLGELAP from the coding sequence GTGCCCGGAACGACCGACACACCACACGAATCATTTCCCGACAACCCGCCCGATCGCACCGCCGGCCGCGGTCGCTGGCGGCTGCGCTTCCCGCCCGAACTTCCCGTCTCGGCGAGGGCGGAGGAGTTGATCGCGGCGATCCGTGAGCACCAAGTCCTGATCGTCGCGGGCGACACGGGTTCGGGTAAGACGACGCAGTTGCCCAAGCTGTGCTTGGCGGCGGGGCGGGAGCGGATCGCGTGCACCCAGCCGCGTCGCGTCGCGGCCGTCTCGCTCTCGCGTCGGGTGGCCGAGGAGATGCAGGTGCCTTGGGGACGCGACGTGGGCTGCAAGATTCGTTTCATGGACAAGACCTCGCCGCACACGGCGGTGAAGTTCCTGACCGACGGCATGCTGCTCGCGGAAGTGCAGGCCGATCCGATGCTGCGGGCCTACGACACCATCCTCATCGACGAGGCGCACGAACGGTCGCTCAACATCGATTTCCTCCTCGGTCACCTCAACCAGTTGCGGCATCGCCGCCGCGATCTGAAGATCGTCGTCACCTCGGCCACGATCGACACGGCGGCGTTCTCGCGGGCCTTCGATCCCGCGCCGGTGATCCAGGTCTCGGGGCGGACCTACCCGGTGGAGGTGATCTACAGCCCGGTGGACGAGTTGCTCGAAGAGGCGGGCGACTTCACGCACCTCGACGCGGTGGTGGTGGCGGTCGAGCGGATCCTGCTGGAAAGCGATCGGGGCGACATCCTCGTCTTCCTCGCGACCGAGCGCGACATCCGTGAAGTCGCCGACTTGCTGGAGGGAAGGAAACTCGGCCCGCTCGAGATCCTGCCGCTTTTCGGACGGCTCTCGTCTGGCGATCAACAGCGCGTCTTCGCGCCCGCGCGACACCGCAAGATCGTGCTGTCGACCAATATCGCGGAGACCTCGCTCACCATCCCCGGCATCCGCTTCGTCGTCGACACGGGCGAGGCGCGGCTGAGCCGATTCAACAACCGCACGCGCACGCGCCGTCTTCCGATCGAGCCGATCTCGCAGAGCAGCGCCGACCAACGCAAGGGGCGTTGCGGGCGTGTGGCCGAGGGCGTGTGCATCCGGCTCTACGCGGAGGCGGACTTCGCGAAACGCCCGCAATACACGCCGCCCGAGATCCAACGGGCCAATCTCGCCGACGTCATCCTGCGCATGAAGTCGGCGCGGCTGGGCGACATCGAGCGTTTCCCGTTCATCGATGCGCCGCCTCCGGCCGCGGTGCGGGCGGGATACGTCTTGCTGGAGGAGTTGGGTGCGATCGACGCTACGCCGACGCGTGCGCTCACGCCGCTCGGACGCGAACTCGCGCGCCTGCCGGTGGATCCGATCGTGGGGCGCATGCTGTTGCAGGCCGTATCCGAAAAGGCGGTACGCGAGGTCCTCGTCGTGGCGGCGGCGCTCAGCATTCAAGATCCACGCGAGCGACCGGCGGACGCCGAGGCCGCGGCCGACGCGGCGCACCGGCGCTTCGTGCATCCGGAGTCGGACTTCCTCACCCTGCTCGCGATCTGGGACGCCTTCCACGACGACGTGGAACGCCTCTCGCAGGGTCGGCTGCGCAAGTTCTGCCGACAGCACTTTCTGAACTACGCACGCATGCGGGAGTGGCGCGACATCCACGCGCAGCTCGAGGAGGCCTTGCGCGATGCGGCCGACGACGACCGCCCGGCGGTGGGAGGCGTCGAGACGGTCTCCGAAGCCGACCTGCGATTCGGTGGCGAGCGTTACCGGGCGATTCACCGGTCGTTGCTGCCGGGGCTGCTCGTCAACGTGGCGCATCGCGAAGAGGGGAACGCCTTCCGGGCCGGCGGCGAGAGGCGGGTCGTCGTCTTTCCCGGTTCCACGCTCTTCGACCGCAAGTCGCGCCCGCAGCCGCGCGAGCAACGGGGCGGCCGCCAACCGCCGAAGCCGTTGCGCAACCCGGACTGGATCGTGGCGGCGGAGATCGTGGAGACCACGCGGCTCTATGCGCGGACGTGCGCGAAGATCGATCCGGCTTGGGTGCTGGAGCTGGGCGCGCACGTGCTCGCGGTCTCGCACAGCGAACCGACCTTCACGCTCGAGTCGGGCCGCGTGCTCGCGCGGGAGACGACGCGGCTCCATGGCCTCGAACTGCGCGTGCGCAGCGTCGGTTACGACAAGATCGACGCGAAACGCGCGACCGAGATCTTCATCCGCGAGGGCCTGCTCAACGACGAGTTGAAGCTGCCGTTGCGTTTCCTCGATCACAACCGCCGGGTGCGCGACAAAGTCGAAGTCCTGCGCACGCGCATGCGCAGCGGTGCGTATCTCGATCTCGACGAAGCGATGTATCGGTTTTATGGAGACAGACTCGAAGGCGTCTCCTCCGTGCACGATCTCAACCGCGTCGTGCGCGCCCGGATCGGGCGCGAGCCCGACTTCCTGTGCGTGCGGGAGGAGGACCTGCTCGGCGACTTGCCGGCGGACTTCGACCGCGCGGCTTTTCCGGACCGGGTGGAATTGAGCAACTCCGCGCTGCCGATCCGCTATGCGTACAAGCCGGGACAGGAGAACGACGGCGTCACTTTGCGACTCGCGCCGGGGCAGGTGGGGGCCGTGTCGCCTGGGATGCTCGACTGGCTCGTGCCCGGGCATCTGGAGGAGAAGATACTCGCTCTCCTGCGTGGCCTGCCGAAGGACGTTCGGCGGCGACTCATCCCGATGCCGGAAGCTGCGGCGCGACTGGCGCGCGCGGTGCGGCCCACGCATGCGACCTTGGCCGAGAGCCTCGCGGCGCATCTGGAGAAGCACGATGGCATCCGCACCTTCCCTTCGGATTGGAAGACGGAGGAGTTGCCCGAGCATCTCCGTGTCCGGGTGGAGGTCGTCGACGACCACGCGCGCACGCTCGTGGCGAGTCGCGACGTCGCGCAGGTGCAGGCGCTGCTCGAAGAGCGACGACGCGAGGCGGCGCGCCGACCCGAGCAAGGTGTAGTGGAAGCGTGGAGACGCGCGGCCGCGAAGTGGGAGAAGGCGGGACTGGAGACGTGGAGCTTCGATTCGTTGCCCGAGCGCGTGCTCGTGACCGAGTCGGCGGGGTTGGAGATTCACGCGTATCCGGGATTGCGGTTGGAGAGCGACGGCGTGGCGCTGCGGCTCTTCAAGACGCCCGAGGAGGCGCGCATCGATCTCGCGGCGGGGTTGGAGAAGTTCTTCGCCTTCGAGCTGCGTTACGAACTGAGCTGGCTCGAACGCGACCTCAAGGACGTGCGCAAGCTCGGGCCGCTCGCCGTCACCCTTGCGCCGATGGAAGAGTTGCAGCGCAACGTGCGCGAGCACCTCGTGCGGCGTTTGTGTCGGCGCATGCCGTCCACGTTGGAACGGGCGGCTTTCGTGCAGGCGACGGAGGCGGCGCGGGTGGAGAGCAAGGGGCTGTTGTGGCGACTGCTCGACCAGATGGAAGTCGTGTTGAAACTCCGGCAGGAGATGCTCGTGCAGTTGCCGCCGTACAAGGACGCGGCGCGCGATCTCGCCCGGCTCGTGCCGAAGGATTTTCCGGCGAACACGAGCGAGGCGGCTCTGAAGCATCTGCCCCGATGGTTGCGAGCCATGCAGGGGCGCGGGCGCAAGGCGCGGGAGAGTGCGGTGCGCGACGCGGAGCGCGCGAAGGAGATCGCGCAGGTCGAGGCGCGGGTCGCGGCGATGGACAAGGCGGGACGGCTGCCGCAGGCCGCGCGTGCGGAGGTGGCGTGGATGCTGGAAGAGTTGCGCGTCTCCGTCTTCGCGCAGGAGTTGGGCACGGCGTTTCCCGTTTCCGCGAAACGGATCGAGAAACGGCTCGGCGAACTCGCGCCCTGA
- a CDS encoding YbaK/EbsC family protein encodes MPNVATSSAPGQRLLDRPMSDHVSRRFLDDQSIAYSVILHPPRWSSRAIAAVAHVCGADMIKPVMVKIEDRLGMAIIAADRRVDLDRLRAALGARSVDLADEWEFKDRFPDCETGAMPPFGHLYSIPVYADVCLRERSGVAFSAGAHHETIRLRGEDFLRLVRARWICGLAC; translated from the coding sequence ATGCCCAACGTCGCGACCTCGTCAGCCCCCGGACAAAGACTGCTCGATCGTCCCATGTCCGACCACGTCTCACGCCGCTTCCTCGACGACCAATCGATCGCCTACTCGGTGATCCTGCATCCTCCGAGGTGGAGTTCTCGAGCCATCGCAGCCGTGGCGCACGTCTGCGGCGCCGACATGATCAAACCGGTCATGGTCAAGATCGAGGATCGCTTGGGAATGGCGATCATCGCCGCCGATCGACGAGTGGATCTCGATCGTCTTCGAGCGGCACTCGGGGCGCGTAGCGTAGACCTCGCCGACGAGTGGGAGTTCAAGGATCGCTTTCCGGATTGCGAGACCGGGGCCATGCCGCCTTTCGGGCATCTCTACTCGATACCCGTCTACGCGGACGTCTGCCTCCGAGAACGCAGCGGTGTCGCCTTCAGTGCCGGCGCACACCACGAAACCATCCGTCTGCGAGGCGAGGACTTCCTCCGCCTCGTCCGCGCACGCTGGATCTGTGGCTTGGCTTGCTGA
- a CDS encoding ABC transporter substrate-binding protein has translation MSTPRFVPCRLVGGVFAFLSALVLAGCGPKETRVQQGLREQVLHLGNLSEPADLDPQIITSIQDFHIVMALFEGLMGYHPETAKPVPVQAERWDVSADGRVYTFHLRPDLRWSNGDPVTAHDYLYSYRRMLTPSLGAEYAYMHFVVVGAEAYARGDTTDFSTVGYEALDDRTLRITLREPTPYFLGLLAHSSWYPVHPATVEAHDGGARRGTRWTRVENIVTNGPFVLKDWRPNQFIEVRRNPLHWEAAGVRLQAIRFYPIESADTEERAFRSGQLHVTASIPISKLDVYRRESPELLHVHPILATYIYRFNTRRPPLDDVRVRKALALAIDREAIVERVTRGGQLPAYRFTPPGAGGHDSSARLEGTLEDARRLLAEAGFPEGRGFPSLQLLYNTNEGHRQIAEAVQQMWRVALGIDVGLYNQEAKVYTDTMRNGDYDIARYAWVGDYNDPNTFLDMMVTDGGNNQTGWSNAEFDRLLAEAGRAADEATRFALFDRAEQLLMNEVPFAPVYFYTRNNLRLPMVKGWYGNVLDLHAYNRVYLEDAP, from the coding sequence ATGTCGACTCCGCGCTTCGTCCCGTGCCGCCTCGTCGGCGGCGTGTTCGCCTTTTTGTCCGCTCTCGTGCTCGCCGGCTGCGGCCCGAAGGAAACCCGCGTGCAACAGGGCCTCCGCGAACAAGTCCTCCATCTCGGCAACCTTTCCGAACCCGCCGATCTCGATCCCCAGATCATCACCAGCATCCAGGACTTCCACATCGTCATGGCGCTGTTCGAAGGCCTCATGGGCTATCACCCCGAGACCGCCAAACCCGTCCCCGTCCAAGCGGAGCGGTGGGACGTGAGCGCCGACGGCCGCGTCTACACGTTTCACCTTCGCCCCGACCTCCGCTGGTCCAACGGCGACCCAGTCACCGCGCACGACTACCTCTACTCCTACCGGCGCATGCTCACCCCTTCGCTCGGCGCCGAGTACGCCTACATGCACTTCGTCGTCGTCGGAGCCGAAGCCTACGCGCGCGGCGACACGACCGACTTTTCCACCGTCGGCTACGAGGCGCTCGACGACCGCACGCTGCGCATCACCCTGCGCGAACCGACTCCCTACTTCCTCGGCCTTCTCGCCCACTCGTCGTGGTACCCCGTACACCCTGCCACGGTCGAAGCTCACGACGGCGGCGCACGACGCGGCACGCGCTGGACGCGCGTCGAGAACATCGTCACCAACGGCCCGTTCGTATTGAAAGACTGGAGACCGAACCAGTTCATCGAAGTCCGTCGCAACCCCCTCCATTGGGAGGCCGCCGGTGTTCGCCTCCAAGCCATCCGCTTCTACCCGATCGAGAGCGCCGACACCGAAGAACGCGCCTTCCGCAGCGGCCAACTCCACGTCACCGCCTCCATCCCGATCAGCAAGCTCGACGTCTACCGCCGCGAAAGTCCGGAACTGCTCCACGTCCATCCCATCCTCGCCACCTACATCTACCGCTTCAACACCCGCCGCCCACCCCTCGACGACGTTCGCGTGCGCAAAGCTCTCGCCCTCGCCATCGATCGCGAAGCCATCGTCGAGCGCGTCACCCGCGGTGGCCAATTGCCCGCCTACCGCTTCACCCCGCCCGGTGCCGGCGGCCACGACTCCTCTGCTCGCCTCGAGGGCACGCTCGAAGACGCTCGCCGCCTCCTCGCCGAAGCCGGCTTCCCGGAGGGTCGCGGGTTCCCTTCCCTGCAACTTCTCTACAACACCAACGAAGGTCACCGCCAGATCGCCGAAGCCGTTCAGCAAATGTGGCGCGTTGCCCTCGGCATCGATGTCGGGCTCTACAACCAAGAAGCCAAGGTCTACACCGACACCATGCGCAACGGCGACTACGACATCGCGCGCTACGCGTGGGTCGGCGACTACAACGACCCAAACACCTTCCTCGACATGATGGTCACCGACGGTGGCAACAACCAGACCGGCTGGTCCAACGCCGAGTTCGACCGTCTCCTCGCCGAAGCCGGCCGCGCCGCCGACGAAGCCACACGCTTCGCCCTCTTCGATCGTGCCGAACAGCTCCTCATGAACGAAGTCCCCTTCGCCCCGGTCTACTTCTACACGCGCAACAACCTCCGCCTGCCCATGGTCAAAGGTTGGTACGGCAACGTCCTCGACCTCCACGCCTACAATCGCGTCTACCTCGAAGACGCGCCGTAA
- the rlmF gene encoding 23S rRNA (adenine(1618)-N(6))-methyltransferase RlmF encodes MRNKTKPRLHPSDTGPVHRATRPLPERKEELHPRNRFNRAYDFARLVEAHFGLKRHVVRNRYGHESVNYADPSAVKALNRALLADAYGLKWDLPPGRLCPAVPGRLDYLHHLADLLAEDAREGGPVSILDVGTGANCIYPLVGASEFGWRFVGVDVDTAAVRWARKLLAANPATAARIELRVQPSRDRFFRGVIGADERFDATVCNPPFHASAAAAAAGTRRKAENLRGRAAAAVAPAHAGVAGELWCPGGEAAFLRGMIRESAAIGARCRWFTALVSRSDHLDMLYRVLEYARATRVRTIAMAHGAKRSRILAWTFRPSDVSAGRGRASEISTTQKQPAESIEQR; translated from the coding sequence ATGCGAAACAAGACCAAGCCGCGCCTACATCCCTCCGACACCGGCCCCGTGCATCGCGCAACGAGGCCGTTGCCGGAGCGCAAGGAGGAGTTGCATCCACGCAACCGGTTCAACCGAGCCTACGATTTCGCCCGGCTCGTGGAGGCCCATTTCGGCCTGAAGCGTCACGTCGTTCGCAACCGCTACGGCCACGAGTCGGTGAACTACGCCGATCCGTCCGCGGTCAAAGCACTCAATCGAGCCCTGCTCGCGGACGCCTACGGTTTGAAGTGGGATCTTCCGCCGGGCCGGCTTTGTCCGGCAGTGCCGGGTCGACTCGACTACTTGCACCATCTCGCGGACCTGTTGGCCGAGGACGCGCGTGAAGGCGGACCCGTGTCCATTTTGGACGTGGGCACGGGCGCGAACTGCATCTACCCGCTCGTCGGTGCGAGCGAGTTCGGTTGGCGTTTCGTGGGCGTCGACGTCGACACCGCGGCGGTGCGTTGGGCGAGAAAGCTCCTCGCCGCGAACCCCGCGACCGCGGCGCGGATCGAGTTGCGCGTGCAGCCGTCGCGAGATCGCTTCTTTCGAGGTGTGATCGGGGCGGACGAACGTTTCGACGCGACCGTCTGCAACCCGCCGTTTCACGCCTCGGCGGCCGCAGCCGCGGCGGGCACCCGACGCAAGGCGGAGAACCTGCGAGGCCGCGCGGCCGCAGCAGTCGCGCCTGCGCATGCCGGTGTGGCCGGCGAACTTTGGTGCCCGGGAGGCGAGGCGGCGTTTCTGCGCGGCATGATCCGCGAGAGTGCGGCGATCGGCGCGCGATGCCGGTGGTTCACCGCGCTCGTTTCGAGGAGCGACCATCTGGACATGCTGTATCGAGTTCTCGAATACGCGCGCGCGACGCGGGTCCGGACGATTGCGATGGCCCACGGAGCGAAGCGGAGTCGCATCCTCGCATGGACGTTTCGTCCGTCGGATGTATCGGCCGGACGCGGACGGGCGTCTGAAATTTCAACTACGCAAAAACAACCCGCGGAATCGATCGAACAGCGGTGA
- a CDS encoding polysaccharide deacetylase family protein: MCADASASALPRLPSANTHDSVGTFPMTPLRATIPALLFVFVPIASFADSTGAAPTAPTSVKHVAILIDDGPIPAQLPAFLELFAREGVKVSLAHVGREVNAHPAHTRAAAEAGHEIVNHSYTHPHFTQLDDESIVREVRDTQAAVQAAIGRAPAWYWAPYGDWDDRIAAAVAKAGMKPIPVDRMHFVSSEDWNREVDAATILRRATHDIRDGTLLLFHEWRAETLAQMPAVLAALREQGCTFVTVSELTRRVTAVPAVH, encoded by the coding sequence ATGTGCGCGGACGCGAGTGCGTCCGCGCTTCCGCGATTGCCGTCTGCGAACACCCACGATTCCGTCGGCACGTTTCCCATGACCCCACTCCGCGCCACGATCCCCGCCCTTCTTTTCGTCTTCGTGCCCATCGCATCCTTCGCCGACTCGACCGGTGCCGCTCCGACAGCTCCCACATCCGTGAAACACGTCGCGATCCTCATCGACGACGGCCCCATCCCCGCGCAGTTGCCCGCCTTCCTCGAGCTCTTCGCGCGAGAAGGCGTCAAGGTCTCGCTCGCGCACGTCGGCCGCGAGGTGAACGCCCACCCGGCCCACACGCGAGCCGCCGCCGAAGCCGGCCACGAGATCGTCAACCACAGCTACACCCACCCGCACTTCACGCAGCTCGACGACGAGTCCATCGTGCGCGAAGTCCGCGACACCCAAGCCGCCGTGCAAGCGGCTATCGGCCGAGCACCCGCGTGGTATTGGGCACCTTACGGCGACTGGGACGACCGCATCGCCGCCGCCGTCGCCAAGGCCGGCATGAAACCGATCCCGGTCGACCGCATGCACTTCGTCTCCAGCGAGGATTGGAACCGCGAGGTCGACGCCGCCACCATCCTCCGCCGCGCCACGCACGACATCCGCGACGGCACGCTCCTCCTCTTCCACGAATGGCGCGCTGAAACACTCGCGCAAATGCCCGCCGTCCTTGCCGCACTGCGCGAACAAGGTTGCACGTTCGTCACCGTCAGCGAACTGACCCGCAGAGTGACCGCGGTGCCTGCGGTGCATTGA